Sequence from the Erythrobacter insulae genome:
CAATTGTCGTGGCAAGCCGGCGATACTGGCCAACACCTTCCACGCTCAAAATCTGGCAATGCCCGCCCGATACGAGCAGCAGGAGATAAGGAAACGCGAGCTCAGCATCGGCCAGACGCGGCGACAGCGCGTGCCCTTCCAGATGGTTGATCGCCAGCAACGGCTTATCACTGGCCATCGCCAGCGCCTTTGCGCTCACCAGGCCAACCATCACGCCGCCGATCAGGCCCGGGCCGGCAGTCGCGGCAATTGCGTCCACATCATCAAGCGTCAGCTTGGCATCGTCCAGCACGGCTTCGATCATCGGTGCCAGCCGCTCTGCATGAGCGCGGGCGGCAATTTCGGGGACGACCCCGCCATAGGGCGCGTGCTCTTTATCCTGACTGGCAATTCGTTGGGCGATAATGCGGCGATCGTCGGTCACCAGCGCAACCGCAGTCTCGTCGCAGCTCGATTCTATACCGAGCACGAGCTTTTGGGCTTCAGGCGTGGTGGATTGAACCGTCATCGTCCTTTCACTTAATGCCTTGCGAGGCTAGAGCAAGCGCACCGATGAGTAACAATACACAAATAGGTAATGAGATGGTGCGGCCCAAAATGCGATTAGGCACGCGCAATTCGCCTTTGGCGATGGCGCAAGCGGTCGAAACCAAGGCGCGGCTTTGCGCAGCGCATGGCTGGAGTGAGGACGAGGTTGAGCTCGTTCCCGTCATGGCCAGCGGGGACAAGGTGCTGGACCGCCCGCTGTCAGAAATCGGCGGAAAGGCGCTGTGGACCAAAGAGCTCGACGCGTGGCTCGCCGAAGGGCTGATTGATGCCTCGGTCCATTCGGCCAAGGATGTTGAAACAATCCGGCCTGACGTGTTCCATTTTGCGGCATTTCTGCCGCGCGCTGATCGCCGCGATGCGCTGGTCGGTGCCGCGAATATTGCCGCCATCCCGCAAGGGGCTACTGTGGGCACCAGCGCACCGCGCCGCGCCGCGCAGCTTTTGAACCTGCGTCCTGATTGCAAAGTGGTGACGTTTCGCGGGAATGTCGCGACACGGCTCGGCAAATTGAAAGCGGGCGAGGCTGATGTGACTTTTCTGGCCGCAGCCGGACTTGAGCGGCTGGGCCAGTCCGATGTCGGCAATCCCTTGCCCAGCGAAGACTGGCTGCCCGCCGCTGCACAAGGTGTCATTGCGCTGGAATGCCGCGCTGATGATGCCGAAGCGAGCGCAAACCTCGCGGCTATCGGTGATGCGCAAACCGCAGCGGAATTGACCGCAGAGCGCGCTTTGCTCGCGGCGCTGGGCGGAACATGTCACAGCCCTGTTGCTGTTCTGTGCCAAGGCGATCTGGATACGCTGACCATGCAAGCAGCGGTTTTCAGCCCTGATGGTTCAGAACGGGTTGCAGGAAACGTGACCTTTGCCGCGAACGATCATGGCGCTGTCGCCGAGCTGGCGCGTGATTTGCTATCGCGCGCAAGCATTGCAGTGACAGAGCATTTCACCGGCGGCAAATGACGCATATCCTTGCCATCCGGCCCGAGCCGGGGCTGACATCTACGATCATAAGCGCGCGTGCCTTGGGCCTGGCGGTCACAGGAACGCCGCTGTTCGAGGTCCGGCCATTGGATTGGGAAGCGCCCGATCCGGCGCAGATTGATGCGCTCCTGATTGGCAGCGCGAATGCCATACGGCACGGCGGCGTCAATCTGGCGCATTTCCTTGATAAGCCAGTCCATGCGGTTGGGAAATCTACGGAAAAAACGGCGCGCCAGGCCGGTTTCCAGATTGGCTCTGTGGGCAGCGGGGGCCTTCAAAATGTGCTCGATGCGCTCCATGCGCCGCTCCGGCTTTTGCGGATTGCCGGGGCCGATCACGTTCCTCTTGATCCGCCCAAGGGCGTTAATATCCACAAAGTGATTGCGTACAAAAGCGTAGCTTTGCCGCTTGAGCCTGCGGTTATGGATCATGACGGAAACCGTTCGATAGTCTTGCTTCATTCTGCTGCGGCAGCGGAGCATTTTGCGAACGAATGCAATCGCTTGGGTTTTGATAAGGGCCGAATCGAATTGGCGGTCCTGGGCCCGCGCATTGCTTCAGCCGCGGGCAAGGATTGGCGTGCTATCCACGTTTCAGAGCGGCCGGACGATGCGGCGCTTCTGGCCATGGTGGACCGCTTGTGCCAATAATGCGGTAGCATTCCAGTCGGGTGGTGGGTCGCTCAGGATTGTAGAACGGATAAAAATGGAATCGAAATACGGTAGCCGCCGAAAGCCATCCTCTGCGAAGGGGATCCTGCTTGCGGCTGTTTCATCTTTCGCCATCGGCGGCGCACTGGTCGGTTATGTTGTTTGGTACAACATCGGATCCGACCCCGCGACCGAAGCCGATCAAACGCCAGCGATTGCCGCTGCCAGCCCCAGTGCGGCACCAATCGCCGAAATATCACCGACGCCCACACCGCTGTCCGAACCGATCGAGCCTGAAAGCGCCGAGGAAGCGGTGGAGGCTGTATCCGGCTTGGCCGAGCAGCAAGGCGGGCTGGATCAACGTCTCGCCGCTGCCGAACAGAGGCTTGCTCGGCTCGATCTTCAGGCTCAGGCTGCTGCGGGCAATGCCGCGCGCGCCGAAGGGCTGCTGATCGCGTTTGCAACGCGGCGCGCTGTCGAACGCGGGGCAGAGCTGGGCTATCTCGCCGATCAGCTGCGCTTGCGCTTTGGCGATGAGCGTCCCAACGCGGTCGGCACCATCATCAATTTTGCGCGCAGTGATCCGCCCATCCGGCTGGATACATTGCTGGCGCGGCTCGAAGGGTTAGGGCCGCAATTGGCCGCTACCGAAGAGGGGCCTTCGTGGGCGAAATTTCAGCGCGAAATTGGCGAACTGTTTATAATTCGCCGCGAGGACACACCATCACCGCAGCCGGAAAGACGGCTGGAACGGGCGCGATATGCGCTGGAGCAAGGCCGGTACCAAAACGCGATTGACGAAATCAAGAATATGCCCGGCGCGGAAAAAGCCGAAAGCTGGATCGCGGATGCCGAAAAATTCCGCGACGCGATGGCTGCGCTTGAGAATATCGAAACGGCCGCTGTTCTGGATCAGGGCGGCCTGCGTGATGGCACGGGCAATCTTATCAATCAGCCTAGCCCGGTCGGCAGTTCCGGCGGCGATTAAGCCTTTAACAATTCAGGAAGATCGCCCGATACGCCGCGCGCTTCGTCCATAAAGAAAGTCTTGAGCAGATCGGTGCGCTGCACCGCGCTCATGCCCAATCTACGCGCCGCTGATGCGGTCTTGCCCGGTACACCAAACAAACGCGTGAGCCCGTCGGTTGCCAGCGCAACCATAAAGCTGTCGAGCCCGCGCCAATTTTCATACCGGGTCAGCAATTGCGCATCGCCGGGATCAAGTCCGATCCGCGCCCCGTCTGTCAACACTTCAACCAAAGCCGCCGCATCGCGCAGACCCAGATTGAGGCCTTGTCCTGCAATCGGGTGAATACCGTGCGCCGCATCACCGATCAGCGCGAGCCGTTCTCCGGTGATCTTGGCAGTGTGGTGGAAACCAAGCGGCCAAGACGAACGCGCGCCAACACTGGTCACTTCGCCCAGCACATCACCCATCCGCTTTTGCACTTCGGCCAGAAACGCACGGTCCCCCAGCTTGGTGACGGCTTTTCCGTCGTCTTCGGATACAGTCCACACCAGCGAAGAGCGGTGCGTGCCATCGGCATCATCATTCATCGGCAGCAGCGCGAATGGTCCGGCCGGATAGAATATTTCCCACGCGACATTGCCGTGCGGTTTTGAATGGGTGAGGCCGGCGATAATTGCGCGGTGTTTGTAATCCCATTTGGCGATCGTGATGCCCGCCGCATCGCGGGTTGGCGATCCGCGGCCCTCGGCACCGACCATCAGGCGGCCCATCAGTTTTTCCGGCTCGCCGCCTTCGCGAGAGATGATCGCAGCTGCGCCAAATTCGCTGCGCTGGCGCTCGATCACTTCGGCTTTGGATACCCAGTTTATCAATGGCTCTGCGGCGGCGGCTTCGAACATGGCGAGGCGCAATCGGCGGTTCGGGAACATTCGGCCCAATGTGCCTTCATGCGCCTCTGGCGTGAAATCCAGCCGTCCGGGCAGGTTTTGATCGGTTACCGCGATGCTGGCGATGTCGCAGGCGAATTGTTCAAGGCCCTCTGCGATGCCGATATTGGTGAACAGGTGCCAGCTGGCGGTTGAGATTGCGGTTGCGCGGTCATCAAACCCTTCGGCGGTCAATTCCGCCGGGTCGGCGCGGTCAATGATGTGGCTGGAAAGCCCCTGACGCGCAGCTGCGAGGGCCAAAGTCATCCCCACAAGTCCGCCGCCAAGGATTAGAAGATCGCGTGAATCGCTCATAGTCTGTTTGCCCACTGAAATCGCATGCCAAAATGTCATGGGTGCTCGCGCCAATTGCGAATACCGGATTCAATGCCTAGAGGGTCGAGTGTGTCCGAGGCAAGAATGATCCACACTGCGACCCGTCAAATCGTTGCATGGCTGATTGCGTGCGCTGCAATGGTGGCGGCGTTTGCGCCCGTTTCGGCTCAGGATCTTCCGGTCGAAGCTCGCTATGGCGATGGGAATATCGCGGTCGAGCTGTTTGCGGACGGGGTGCCAACCGCAGGCGAAAAATGGATGCTGGCGCTGAAATTTACGCCCAGCGCACGTGAATGGCACGGATATTGGTCCAATCCGGGTGATGCAGGTCAGGGTATGATGCTGCGTCTGGATTTGCCCGCGGGCTGGGAAATGGGCGAAGCGCTCTATCCAGTGCCCGAGACGCTGTTGATCAGCGGATTGATGAACCATATTTACGAAGGCGAATATGCGGTGTTGGTGCCGATCTCGGTTCCCGCCAATGCGCAAATCGGCGGAATTCCCGATATCGCCGGTCATGTCGAATATCTCGCTTGTACAGACCGTATTTGCGTGCCGCAGGATGCGGTCCTTGTGGCGGGGCAAGGCGGCGATTTTGCGCGCTGGCAGGCAGAGACCGCGCCGTTGCTGGATGCGCGGGGCACATTCGAAATCGTTGGCAAAACGGTGCGAATTGCGATTCCGCTTCCCGGCGCTGTGAACCTTCCCGCCCCGCACGTTTTTATCGGGAATGAGCGTCTGGTCGATTATGCGGCCGTGCAGACATTTATGCGAGAAGGCGACATGTTGGTCGCAGAAATTCCGCTTGATGAATATGGCACGGGCGAAGCAGAGGCGCTGTCCGGCATTCTCGCATTCGGAGACGGAGCAGGCGTGCGATTCGAAGCGGGCGGAGGCAATGTCCCCCGGCTTTCTACGATGATCGCGGGCCCGATAGGAGCCGATACGCCGCCGCTCTGGACGCTGATCCTCGGCGCGCTTGTCGGCGGATTGATCCTCAACATCATGCCGTGCGTATTCCCGATCCTGTCATTAAAAGCCCTGTCGCTGGCGCGCGCTGGCGAGAGCGAGGCGAAAGCCCGTTCCGAAGGCATTGCTTACACAGCAGGCGTGGTGCTGGCCTGTGTCGGGCTCGGCGCGCTGATGCTGGCCCTGCGCGCGGCGGGCGAACAGGTGGGCTGGGCGTTTCAATTGCAAAGCCCCGCTGTCGTCATCGTTTTGCTGGTGTTGGCCACGATGATTACGGTCAATTTTGCAGGGCTTTTTGAACTGCCTTCGCTGTCCTTTACGCAAGCCGGAAAACCGGGCGGAGCGTTTGCCACGGGTCTGCTTGCGGCCTTTGCAGCGACGCCGTGCACCGGCCCGTTTATGGCGGCGGCACTGGGCGCGGCTTTGCTGCTGCCGACGGTGCAGGCTTTGTTGCTGTTCGCGATGCTGGGTCTTGGCCTTGCGCTACCATTCTTGCTGATCGGCTTTGTCCCGGCCCTGCGCAATCGCTTGCCAAAGCCGGGCGCTTGGATGCAGACATTCCGCAAAGCGATGGCGATCCCGATGGGGCTGACGGCGCTCGCTCTGATCTGGCTGACGGTGCAATTGGGCGGGCGCGGTTTTGCGATGTTTGCGCTGGTTATGCTGTTCGGCATCGTGCTGGCGCTTGCGGTGGTGGGACGTTTGCAAGCCGCAGGAAAAATGGCTTGGCCCGCCTTTGGCCTGATCGCCGCACCCTTTGTCATTTTCGGCGCGTTCGCTTTGCCATACAGCTACGCTGCGCCAAGCGCGCAGCCTTCTGAATCGATTCATGAACCCATCGCCTTCAGCCGCGAGGCGCTGGCCAAGGCGCGCGCTTCGGGTCAGCCTGTGTTCTTGTGGTTCACCGCTGATTGGTGCGTCACTTGCAAAGTCAATGAAAGCATCGCCATTGAACGCGAGAGTGTGCGCGATGCATTTAAGGACGCAGGCGTGATCACCATGGTTGGCGACTGGACAGTGCGCGATGAGGAAATCACGATGTTCCTGACCGATCAGGGCGCGGCCGGTGTGCCGCTTTATCTATGGTACGAAGCCGGTGCAGAAGCCGAGCAATTGCCGCAGGTCCTCACGCCCGATCTCTTGGCCGATCTCTTGGCCGAAAAAGCGGATCGTTAAAGCGAGCGGCATTCCTGCAGCAAGTCTTCAGGAAGCCTGCTGGCATTGAGCGTGACCATGCCCGCACCGGGCACAGTCACAGTGGCTTGCCGAGGGCCGTTCAATGGCTCCCACTTGGTATCGGCAGCGGAGAGTTCACCCTGCCAGACAAAACGATTGCCCTGTTTCGTCGCATCGACTTCGATTCGCCCGATCGCACCATTGCCGATCAAAGCAAGCAATGCGGTCGCGCCTTCGTCGGCGGGGCTGATCCGGGTGATGCGCAAAGCCTCGGATTGGCCATCGCGTTCAACACAGGCGAGCGCCAGCATCGCAGGCTCACCCGGCACGCCGTAAATGATGCGCCGCGCTTCTGTGGAAGGGGCCCATACTGCTTGCTCGGTATCCGGTGAGGGTAGCGGGTCCGATGCAAAGGTCGGCGCAGCCACAGGTATTTCGCGGTCTAGCCCGGCGTCTGTTGGCGGCGGCTTGCAGGCAGATACAAGAGCCACAGGCGCAAGCAGTGTCAGGATGAAAGATTGCTTCACGGTTTGCCGCCCATAAATTTCGTGCGTTTCTTGCCGTATCGCGTTTTACGCGTGCCGGGACGTCCGGCGTCCGAGCGGCCGACTTTTGGCGCCTTTTTCTCGGCATCGGGCAGGCCCAGCTCGTCATTTTCAAGCCGGCGGATTTCATCGCGCAGGCGTCCTGCTTCTTCGAATTCGAGGTCGGCTGCGGCGTCTCGCATGCGTTTCTCGAGGTCTTCGATATAGCTGCGCAGATTGTGCCCGACGAGGTTGTTCACCCCGTCATCTTCCAGATCGACCGTGACGCCGTCCTTGCTGGCTGTGTCACCGACAATATCGGCGATGTTACGCTTGATTGTGGTCGGCGTGATGCCGTGTTCTTTATTGTATGCTTCCTGCTTCTCGCGGCGGCGGTCGGTTTCGGCCATCGCGCGTTCCATGCTGCCGGTGATGCGGTCGGCATACAGGATGACCTTGCCATCGACGTTGCGCGCGGCGCGGCCAATGGTCTGGACGAGCGATGTTTCGGACCGCAGGAAACCCTCCTTGTCCGCATCAAGGATCGCGACCAGCCCGCATTCCGGAATGTCGAGCCCCTCGCGCAGCAAGTTAATCCCGATGAGCACGTCATACACACCCATCCGCAGATCGCGGATCAACTCGATACGCTCCAGCGTTTCGACGTCCGAATGCATATAACGGACGCGCACGCCCGCTTCGTGCATGAACTCGGTCAGGTCTTCGGCCATCCGCTTGGTCAGCGTGGTGACTAGTGTCCGGTACCCTTTCTTTGCGGTCGCCAGGCATTCCTGAATGCAATCTTGCACCTGATCTTCGACTGGACGGATTTCTACCGGCGGATCGATCAGGCCGGTGGGGCGAATGACCTGTTCGGCAAAAACGCCGCCGGTCTGCTCCATTTCCCAATTGCCGGGGGTTGCGCTGACTGCGAATGTTTGCGGGCGCATCGCGTCCCATTCGTTGAAACGCAAGGGGCGGTTGTCGATACAGGATGGCAGGCGAAAACCGTATTCGGCAAGCGTGATTTTGCGGCGGTGATCGCCCTTTGACATTGCGCCGATCTGCGGCACGGTCTGGTGGCTTTCATCCACGAACAACAGCGCGTTTTCGGGCAGGTATTCAAACAAGGTGGGCGGTGGCTCGCCCGGCAGGCGACCTGTCAGAAAACGGGAGTAATTCTCGATCCCCGCGCAGCTTCCGGTTGCGGCAATCATCTCGAGATCGAAATGGGTGCGCTGTTCAAGGCGTTGATGTTCCAACAGCTTGCCTTCGGCTTCCAGCTCTTTCAGCCGCTCTGCAAGCTCGAATTTGATCGCCTCTGCCGCCTGTTTCATGGTCGGGCCGGGGGTTACATAGTGGCTGTTGGCATACACCCGTACCGTGTCCAGCGATCTCCCTTTGGTGCCGGTAAGCGGATCAAATTCGCTGATTTCCTCAATGTCGTCCCCGAAAAAGCTGATGCGCCAGGCGGTGTCTTCATAATGGCTTGGGAAGATTTCCAGATTGTCCCCCCGCACGCGGAAAGTGCCGCGTTGAAAGGCGGCATCGTTACGCTTGTATTGCAAGGCGACAAGTTTGCGGATGAGCTCGCGTTGATCGACGGTATCGTCTTTCTTGATGTCGAAAATCATCGCCGAGTATGTCTCGACCGATCCGATACCGTAGAGGCATGAGACCGAAGCGACGATGATCACATCATCGCGTTCAAGCAGCGCGCGCGTGGCCGAATGACGCATCCGGTCGATCGCTTCGTTCACGCTCGATTCTTTTTCGATGTACGTGTCGGAACGCGGGACGTAGGCTTCGGGTTGGTAATAATCGTAATATGATACGAAATATTCGACAGCATTGTTGGGGAAGAAGCTCTTGAACTCCCCATAAAGCTGCGCTGCGAGAATCTTGTTCGGGGCAAGGATCAAAGCGGGGCGCTGCAATTCCTCGATCACCTTGGCCATGGTGAAAGTCTTGCCCGATCCTGTCACACCAAGCAGCGTTTGCGTTTTTTCGTCGGCCTTTGTCCCGGCGACCAGTTCTGCAATTGCAGTCGGCTGATCCCCGGCAGGTGTGTATTCGGAGACCAGCTCAAACCGTTTGCCCGGCATACTCTTTTCAGGGCGTTCAGGCCGGTGCGGGGTAAAGTCTTCGCTGGTATCCGGTTCTTCCAGCCCGCGTCTGATAATCAATTCCGCCATGCACGGTCATATGGGGGCAGATGAAGACTTGCTCAAGCGTTCAGAACGCTTCAGCATGCGATACGCACTTCGGAGGGAAATTTTATGCGTATTCAGATGGTTTTATCGGCGGCATCTGCGTTGGCTTTGGCGGCGTGCGGGGGCAGCGGGGCGGTGGATGACCCAAACGATCCCGCGCAGCTTGAAGCGGCCTTTGAAGAATTGGCGAAACCTGAGCCCGGTCAATACACAACGACATCCGAATTGATCGAATTCGCCATGCCCGGAGTACCGGACAAAGACGCCCAAATGATGCGCGGCCTGATGGAAATGGGCGCGACCCAGGAACAAAGCATGTGCATCACCAAGGATATGATCGATGACGGATATCAGGATTACGTTAAGCAACTTCAGGGGTTTAGCGATGATTGCGAATACGAATCCTTCGATGCATCCGGCGGACGTCTGGATGCGGTGATGAATTGCAAAGACCCCTCCGGCGGGACGGGGACAATCTCTTTCAACGGAACGATCGGCGAAACCCAGCAGGATATGACGGTGAAAATGGATATGAACGATGCGACATCTGGTCAGGGCATGCAGATGACTTTGAAAAGCACGACGACGCGCGTCGGCGATTGTCCGG
This genomic interval carries:
- the hemC gene encoding hydroxymethylbilane synthase, yielding MSNNTQIGNEMVRPKMRLGTRNSPLAMAQAVETKARLCAAHGWSEDEVELVPVMASGDKVLDRPLSEIGGKALWTKELDAWLAEGLIDASVHSAKDVETIRPDVFHFAAFLPRADRRDALVGAANIAAIPQGATVGTSAPRRAAQLLNLRPDCKVVTFRGNVATRLGKLKAGEADVTFLAAAGLERLGQSDVGNPLPSEDWLPAAAQGVIALECRADDAEASANLAAIGDAQTAAELTAERALLAALGGTCHSPVAVLCQGDLDTLTMQAAVFSPDGSERVAGNVTFAANDHGAVAELARDLLSRASIAVTEHFTGGK
- a CDS encoding DUF3617 domain-containing protein — protein: MRIQMVLSAASALALAACGGSGAVDDPNDPAQLEAAFEELAKPEPGQYTTTSELIEFAMPGVPDKDAQMMRGLMEMGATQEQSMCITKDMIDDGYQDYVKQLQGFSDDCEYESFDASGGRLDAVMNCKDPSGGTGTISFNGTIGETQQDMTVKMDMNDATSGQGMQMTLKSTTTRVGDCPG
- a CDS encoding uroporphyrinogen-III synthase, producing MTHILAIRPEPGLTSTIISARALGLAVTGTPLFEVRPLDWEAPDPAQIDALLIGSANAIRHGGVNLAHFLDKPVHAVGKSTEKTARQAGFQIGSVGSGGLQNVLDALHAPLRLLRIAGADHVPLDPPKGVNIHKVIAYKSVALPLEPAVMDHDGNRSIVLLHSAAAAEHFANECNRLGFDKGRIELAVLGPRIASAAGKDWRAIHVSERPDDAALLAMVDRLCQ
- a CDS encoding FAD-dependent monooxygenase, whose amino-acid sequence is MSDSRDLLILGGGLVGMTLALAAARQGLSSHIIDRADPAELTAEGFDDRATAISTASWHLFTNIGIAEGLEQFACDIASIAVTDQNLPGRLDFTPEAHEGTLGRMFPNRRLRLAMFEAAAAEPLINWVSKAEVIERQRSEFGAAAIISREGGEPEKLMGRLMVGAEGRGSPTRDAAGITIAKWDYKHRAIIAGLTHSKPHGNVAWEIFYPAGPFALLPMNDDADGTHRSSLVWTVSEDDGKAVTKLGDRAFLAEVQKRMGDVLGEVTSVGARSSWPLGFHHTAKITGERLALIGDAAHGIHPIAGQGLNLGLRDAAALVEVLTDGARIGLDPGDAQLLTRYENWRGLDSFMVALATDGLTRLFGVPGKTASAARRLGMSAVQRTDLLKTFFMDEARGVSGDLPELLKA
- the uvrB gene encoding excinuclease ABC subunit UvrB, which codes for MAELIIRRGLEEPDTSEDFTPHRPERPEKSMPGKRFELVSEYTPAGDQPTAIAELVAGTKADEKTQTLLGVTGSGKTFTMAKVIEELQRPALILAPNKILAAQLYGEFKSFFPNNAVEYFVSYYDYYQPEAYVPRSDTYIEKESSVNEAIDRMRHSATRALLERDDVIIVASVSCLYGIGSVETYSAMIFDIKKDDTVDQRELIRKLVALQYKRNDAAFQRGTFRVRGDNLEIFPSHYEDTAWRISFFGDDIEEISEFDPLTGTKGRSLDTVRVYANSHYVTPGPTMKQAAEAIKFELAERLKELEAEGKLLEHQRLEQRTHFDLEMIAATGSCAGIENYSRFLTGRLPGEPPPTLFEYLPENALLFVDESHQTVPQIGAMSKGDHRRKITLAEYGFRLPSCIDNRPLRFNEWDAMRPQTFAVSATPGNWEMEQTGGVFAEQVIRPTGLIDPPVEIRPVEDQVQDCIQECLATAKKGYRTLVTTLTKRMAEDLTEFMHEAGVRVRYMHSDVETLERIELIRDLRMGVYDVLIGINLLREGLDIPECGLVAILDADKEGFLRSETSLVQTIGRAARNVDGKVILYADRITGSMERAMAETDRRREKQEAYNKEHGITPTTIKRNIADIVGDTASKDGVTVDLEDDGVNNLVGHNLRSYIEDLEKRMRDAAADLEFEEAGRLRDEIRRLENDELGLPDAEKKAPKVGRSDAGRPGTRKTRYGKKRTKFMGGKP
- a CDS encoding protein-disulfide reductase DsbD family protein; this encodes MIHTATRQIVAWLIACAAMVAAFAPVSAQDLPVEARYGDGNIAVELFADGVPTAGEKWMLALKFTPSAREWHGYWSNPGDAGQGMMLRLDLPAGWEMGEALYPVPETLLISGLMNHIYEGEYAVLVPISVPANAQIGGIPDIAGHVEYLACTDRICVPQDAVLVAGQGGDFARWQAETAPLLDARGTFEIVGKTVRIAIPLPGAVNLPAPHVFIGNERLVDYAAVQTFMREGDMLVAEIPLDEYGTGEAEALSGILAFGDGAGVRFEAGGGNVPRLSTMIAGPIGADTPPLWTLILGALVGGLILNIMPCVFPILSLKALSLARAGESEAKARSEGIAYTAGVVLACVGLGALMLALRAAGEQVGWAFQLQSPAVVIVLLVLATMITVNFAGLFELPSLSFTQAGKPGGAFATGLLAAFAATPCTGPFMAAALGAALLLPTVQALLLFAMLGLGLALPFLLIGFVPALRNRLPKPGAWMQTFRKAMAIPMGLTALALIWLTVQLGGRGFAMFALVMLFGIVLALAVVGRLQAAGKMAWPAFGLIAAPFVIFGAFALPYSYAAPSAQPSESIHEPIAFSREALAKARASGQPVFLWFTADWCVTCKVNESIAIERESVRDAFKDAGVITMVGDWTVRDEEITMFLTDQGAAGVPLYLWYEAGAEAEQLPQVLTPDLLADLLAEKADR